One Indicator indicator isolate 239-I01 chromosome 30, UM_Iind_1.1, whole genome shotgun sequence genomic window, AGTGAGGAGTGCACTGAGTTTGAAAGGCCTTGGGTCTGAGGCTTGTGTTGATGGCTTTGTTTGACTTCTTGTGGACCTGCTTGGAGCTTTGTTTTCACTTGGTTAGCCTGTGAgagattttttcctaataaccaGGTGGCTGTGGATAACAACCATCAATGTATGCAGTCAGTAGCAACAAGCAGTGGGATGAGATCTTTCTGCCTATAACATGATGATGCTGGGTGCAGAAAGAGAGGGCTGGTAGGCCAGCAAAGATCTTGAGATGTGGGGTACAGGAAATCCCAAGGCCAGCAGTAGCTCTCAAATGGTCAGATAAAGAAatgcagccccagagctgaacagaaCAGGTTAAGGGACAACTAACTTCTTTGAAACAAGTTGCGTTTATTGGACTCCATTGGACTTCTTGAGCATAACAAGGGACAGGCAGTGCTCAAACCCCTGGGACACCAGCTATATTCTCAGCAACTGTGTGCATGAGGGAGTATACTTAGTGGCAAAAATGAGGGAAGAGATGGAAACCcctgaaaaatcaggaaaattaaCATTTGTAAACATCTGTATCTTTGAGAGACCTTAAACAGTTGTTTGCCTATAGTTTTGTATTTATATCACATTGTCTTCCTAGAAGTTCTGTCAAATACAACCTTACATTCAAAAAACCATCCAGAATAAATGGCTTACCTGGGTACAGGCATTTTTGGAGCTCAGACACACATGGGAGACCAGCTTTTGAATAAACTGGCCTGATAAGAGGAGGACCATTTGCCAAGCTGAGCTCATTCTTGAATTTATCAGTCAGATCTGAAAGATCTGGGGAAGAAAgattgggggaagaaaaaaaaatgttgttacACCCATCAAAATCCTTCTATATGAACTTTTAaaatccagggatggggcatctactacctctctgggcaacctgggccagtgttttaccactctcagtgtaaaaaatatctttcttatatctactctgaatctccctcttttaattcaaaaccatcaccccttgtcctgtcgcatATGCAGGGCACAGGCTTCAAAGTGGAAGGATTTCACAAGGAAATGGGACAATATGCCTTACAACAAGCAAGGCCTTGCACCCCTGCTCCTTCAAAAGAGCCTTTAACAACCATGGAACTACACCAGGTGTGCAAAGTGATGCTTTGGTAGGCCTCCAAAATGTGCTTGAGCTGTGGAAAGGGGGTGGTTAGCAACCTGCTGCAGACTGAGCTTTGCTCACTGAGCTGCAGACTTTAAATGACTTTTCTCAACCACAAGCTGATGTCTGAAGAGGCAAGTGACCAACTTTTAGTAGCTACCCTTGTACCCTTGACTTCATTACAGAAGTTGTTAGGACTTGATAAAGGTAAAGGACAAGAAAGGTTGCAGgtcagtttgaaaccatcatTACAGCTAAAATGATTATTTTGTACTTCAGTGTTGGCATGCAACTTGTGCCAACATGCTGGATCAGTTACACCCATCAGGGCATGGAGATTAGTCCTTGCTGGTGCATCAAACACTGGGGATCAGCACCTCTAAGGACCATTTCTTTTTCCAATAACCCCTTTTTAGGCACCTAAAGGGGCCACATTTTCACCAGGACACCCCTCCCTCTTCAGGATCTTAACAGGTAAATCCAACTTTAGAAGTTTTCTGCAATTCTCAGTAATGGAAGGCCCTGGGCAATTTAGAATTTTTCCACTTCATTTAGGGGCATATGGGATCCCTAGGAAGGCTCATTCCAGTTGGGAGTGCTTCAAAAAGTCCTGCTGAACCAGTTCAGAGAGTAATGCCTCACAGAACGGTTTGCTGTTGGAGTCTAGCTCCCATGCCATCAGCCCTGATGCCTGTGGCTCTTCAAGCTTGGGTGAGCtcacagaacaaaagaaactgTGTCTTTCTTCCTGAAAGTGTACAAACCATGGCAGAAATGAAGTTGGCAGTAATGTAAAAGCAGATTCTACCTGGGTCTGCATCTGTCATGAGCTCCATCCATCTGCTGATCCTCAGTTCTTTGATCTCATCACCTGCCACCATCCAGGACTTAGGTTTACCACCgaaaacagcacagcaaaaggGCTCAACTCGCACAGCACACACGTAGCCCTTCAAGCTCCCTGCCTTCTCATAAACACTCAGGATGTGAGTCTCAAACTGCACACCAGCCTGAGAGCCACAAATGTGATGGATGAGCATCGAGGCCATGGCACCAGCCACTGTGTTTTCTAAAGCTGCTTTCCCTACTTCACGATGGCATCCAACAACACGCTTATCATCATCCACTCCAAAAATTAAATAACCACCCTGAGTGTTTGCAAAGGCAGAGACGTATTTTGGGAGGGTTTCTGCCATGTATTTGAAGATGTTCTTTGTAGCAAAGTTCTTAAATTCAATATGTGTCGTCTCTGTGAAATCCAGGACCTCCCCATCCATCAGTCTGTCTCTCTTTAAAAACCTGAGAACAGCATCTTGGATGTTGTGCTCCTCAATGCTCAGAGCGGTATCCCTTGCCTCCCTATCAAAATTCAGACAAGCTTTCTTAGTACTTGACCCATTCTCATCTCTGTCCTTGTTAcatcttttcttcctcaaaaattTAGCAGCCTGACCTGAAGACATAAGGAAAACTGAAGTATTAGACCGAGAGAATAAACTAGTATTCAGGCTACAGATACGTGCCTTTCTGGTTTCAATTTCCTGCTCCAGACCTCCACAGCTCCATGTTTTAACAAAAAGCAGCAAGTGATTCTGCAGCTGCATCCACGTGAAGTATTCACTGATCTCAGTTGAGTCCACAAGCAACCTAAGTCTATCCTCTATGTCCTCACCAATGCCGTGCTTCTCAAAGCTGTAATCGCCTTCAATCTCCATCCTCACTATTCCTCCTCCTGAATTCAGCAATGCACAAACTGCTATAGAAAGCTCCTTTTTAAGTTCTTCCCGACTGACAGAGGTCTTCTTTTTGGATCTCACGCCTATTTTCCCAATATCTACCACCACATCAGGATAGTTCGTTTTCAAATTAACCAGCAGCTTCCCTTCGTGGCTGGCCATCCTGAACCTGGAATGACAAAATATTAACAGCCACTTATTGATTATACGTGACAGTGTGAGCAAGGAATCCATATGTCTCTGGCTTAGGATCACACACTAAGATTTCATCACCATCAAATAGTTTTGGGTTAGAAGgcacctttaaagctcatctagtccaatcctcttgcagaatcacaaaatggttggaagggaccttaaagatcatctggttccaattCCCATGCCATGGAGGGCTGAAACTTCCACTAGATTgggttgctcaagaccccatccagCTTGGCATTGAACACTTCTAGAGAGGgtgaatccacaacctccctgggcaacctgttccagtgtctcaccaccctcaaggtgaagaacttcctcctaatcttcagtctaaatctaccctcttccaccTTAAAGCCATCCCCCcttattctatcactacaagtccttgtaaactCAAGCCCTTGACCATTTTCacctagattaggttgctcagagccctgtacAACTtgatctggaatgtttccaaggatgaggcatctaccacctttttgggcaacctgggctggtgtctcaccaccctcagcgtCAAAAATCTCTTGGAGCCTCCCTGCAGTTGCTCACGATACGATTTGTGAGGCTCTTTGGCGTGCTTGACTCTAGCAGTCAGCCTGAAGCCACGCACAAATAAGCCCCCAGCTGCCTGGAACCTTTCATCGGAGCCGTTCCCACCAGTACCTCCCCAGGGACACCGGACTGGGCTGCGCAGCACGGCGCCACCGACAGCGCGACCGGACCGGGGGATGGCCGTCTCGGCTAGATGGCGGCGGGGCTGCCACGGGGCATCTCGGGTGGCTCATGCCGCTGCCGCCGGCTCGGCTCAGGGTCCCTCTCCATATCCCCCTGTGGTGTACCGGGGGACGAGCCCAGCCCGGGTCCTACCTTCCGAAGGGCTTAGCCAGGTACCGAGGTGGCTCCGGGACAGAGCGAAATCCGCTGCCCGGTGTGGCGCCGCTCTTCCCACTGCTCCCGCCCGAAGTTCCCGCCGGCAgcccgcccccgccccgccccgcccacACCGCTCTCTGTTATTTCAAatagtttaattttaaaaatattctattCAGTGCTAAAATAACTTTCCACTTCCACGCGCGGCCGCGCCTTCGGCTTCGCCAGGCTCGATCACAGACTCGGCGGGACATGCAGTGGCGGCGGGGGTAGGGAAACCGGGGGCGGTGGGGGGCTGCGGGCCGGGGGCTGGCGGCGGGAGCATGGGGCTAGGGGCAGCGGGAAGAGCCCCGGGGCAAAGAGGCTTCCTTGGGTGGGGGCGCAGAGAGGGGAGCCGGCGCCCTGCCGCATCCATCCCCGTGCCGGGACGGGGGGTACCTAGGCCAGGGCAGGGGTCCCCCGGGCACAGGAGAGCGGCTCCCGCTGCTCTGCCGGTTCTTGGGGAACTGGGGCTGGGATCTGCCCGGCAGGGGCTTTGCCAGCACCCagtggcagagcaggggcaggtcGGTAGGTGCCCTCCATGGGGGAGGGGCACTCCCGTCTTTCCCAACACTAATGGCTTAAACTAGCAGCTTATTGCACAGCGTCCCAGCGGATCCcatccctgccagggcagggcaggacttGGCCTCCCCTTCCACCACCCCTGGGCATCCCACCTAAGCTCGCAAGGGAGCAGAcagatccctttctgcaggTGGAAAGTGACTCTCCAATCCCCACCACTGTGGTGAGAGTGAGGAGCCAGGAGGAGGCAAACAGCATCTGCCTGGGTGGCCACAGAGAGTGGGGAGCCCCGTGGAGAACTCCCCCTGCACACGCATACCCACCGGAGACCCCCACGCTATGGGACAGgtcagcagggagagagggagccAATAAATAGAGGCAAATTTGCAGGTACTGGTGGTAAGCCCCATCACccagggggctggggctggcaggaagctcctgcccctccagagaaggactgggcagggcagggcaggctggatggcaAATGGCAGGAGTGCCTATccctggggaaggagcaggctggagggaagcacCCCGACCCCCAAGGGAGGGTGGGTGGCTCTGCGAGGGGCTGGCGAAGGCGCTCTCCCCGGGGACAACCGGCAGGCTAGCTCTCCGAGGCCGTGTGGCACACAGAGTTCTGATCGACACAAAATCTCTTCAGAGGCGGTGCACCGgagtcctcctcctcttcagttACCTGCAAGAGACAGAGGACAAGGTCACATGCAGTGACAGGAGCTCAGTGGGCCCACCAAGCCGCACTGACAAGCCACAAGGCTGTGTTACGCTGTGGGGACACCTCTGACTTTCATCTGTGAGAAGGGCAACAGGAGTGAGAATCCACTTCAACCCTGAAGTCAATTAGAATCCTTGTTTTACTCCACCTCCACAACCCTTCTTCACACTTGAACACCTGAAACGAACCAGGGGGACAGCtcaggaagccaggaggtttAGGGAGCTCCTGGAGGGCACTTTGGGACTGTGGAGCGAGTATCTGTCCAGATGTCTCTGTTGCAAGGAGCAGCAACGATGGTGAAAGGGCCAAACTGGGTCTGTGTGCCTTTAGAGGTAGTTTCAATCCCTGCTTCCCTTACCTGAGTCTCAAGGGGGACTGGCTCTTCCTTTGTGAGAGTGGGAGGCTCATCTGCAACTTCcgaggaaggcagggagggctctggggagaataGAAGGATTAAAGAAAGTAACGacccaggagcacagcagcttaGTGctgagccaggagaagagagtTCCGGTAGAAGGTTAAGAGCCTCTGTTGCCCTGTCCACTTCCAGCAGTGCCTCAGCCATCCACCATACAAGCAATAGCTCCAGCAGGGCCTTCCCCAAGCTCGGCCACCcatcttctcccttcccagcccagcacccacctTCCAGCGTCTCCTGCCCCAGTGTGGGTGGCTGCGAGTCATCCGTGCGGAAGTCAGACGTGTGGGCAGGACTCATGGACTCGCTCTGCTGGGGACTGGGGCTAGAGTTGGGACTGCTGTCCACCTTGAGCTGGTAGACATCAGACAGGGAGCTCTGGTTGCTGTTCTCATCTGCAGAAACAGCACCTAGTGAAGAAGAGCACCTTGACCCAGAGGCACAGGCAACCAGGGGTGGCAGTGCAAGCCAGGGTCTTAGGAAGAAGGAAGCAACACAGTCAGGAGGCAGTTAAGAGTAACAGAGGATTTACTGTTACCCATCACCAAagggctgctgggcacaggactCCTCATGGGGACACAGCTGGCATCAGAGACACAACTAGCCCACGGGAGAGGGGGTGCTTCTGCCCAGGGAATGAGTCTGAGCAGACAGAGAGTGGCCTGGAGCTAGTCAGAAAGAACAAGCAGAAGACACAGGCACAATACAAAGCACTGTGCTGCCAAGTCTCGTGTCTGCAGCTTGTGAGAACCCAAGGCATTCAAGGGCAAGAGACCTCCTGCCTGTGTATCAgggttttttaccttttctgctTTCAAGATAGCAACCTGACACCAGGAGCAATGCTCAGCACCTGCTGTTGGACAGGGAGGCAATACAGGCACACAGCTTTTCCAGGTCCCAAACTGCAGACCTGCCATGCTAAGCTTCTCACATTGGCTAGACCTGCCAACACATTCCTTGGCCACACTGAGAGCCAAAGGGAGAAGCTGGGTACAGGCAtatgctctgctccagcagcaggtccaTGCACCACCTGAGCCTTGCTTGGCTCCACCACAGAGCTGAGCTCATGGCTGACTGCAGTGCTCCAGGATCAAGAGCAAGGTCAAGAAGAACCTCTGCCCTTTCATCCTAAGGTCCATGCAAATCTGGAAGCAGGAGAATTAGCTGCAGACAGCTACTGGCctcacccctcctcctccagtTTCCCAAGAAGCTTCCCACAGGAAAATCTCAGAAGCAAATGATTACAATTCTTGATGGCAGCTAAAATGAATAGTTTCGGCCAGTGCAGAACCAGACCAGCACAAGCCTGCGCTGACGACACACACTGCTCTTCCCAATTTATGTAGCATACGTAAGCCAGCAATTCTAGCTTCTGTAAGGCCTCAGAGTCTTTCCCTAGCTTGAGGGGGAGGTCAGACAGACTCACCTTGGAActccaggaggagagaggaattGGCAGAGGTGTCAGCTGGGAAGCCATTGGGTTCTCGGGCAGCGCTGCTACTCGATTTggatttctctttcttcagagggGAAACAAAAACATAAACACAAGGTTAGAGGAGCTCACAGTGGCAAGAGGATGCACGaactgctctcctctctctcagcAGCCCACAAGGATGCACTGGTGCAGATGTTTTCTTGTTGGGGCACTTTTGTAACTGAAAGGCAAAAATTCATCTGTGAACTGTTCAGAATCAGGACTAAAAGGTGGTGTTGACACCTATCTAGGAGGACCACCAAATAAAAATCTGGGGATTAAGCCAAagagggctgcaggcagtgagTGTGTGAGGTCAGGTGCAGAGGAGAAAACCAGCAAGAATCCACCAGCAAGGCTGGATTATGGCAGGGTAACCGTAGAAAGAGATCCATAGGAGTTGTTACCATACAAGCTCAAGCCTGCAAACCTGCACCGAACCCGCCGGAGAGATTAGGGAAAGCGGCGGCTaccagagctgcccagagaacgCACCGGGGAGCCCCTAGCCTCTTCCAAATGCTGctcagcaggggctggaagcGGCAGCTCCCGGCTCAGCTCCGGCCCCTCGCCGGTACCCACCTCCTTGCTGTCCGCCACCGGCACCCACTTGAATATCCGCAGGGAAGTGTCGCCCACCGTCACCCACTTCTTCTCCCTGTGTGGACACAGCTGTTAATGCGCCAGACCACCTAGACCCTGTCCCCACTGAAAGCCCCTGGACTAACCGTGGCGATAAACCCCGTCCACCCGCCACACCTCTATTGGTCAAGGGCAACGCCAATCCAAACAATGCCACTCCCGTAGCTCGCATCCCCATGCCCCATTGTGATTGGTCTTGCCGCCCGCCGATCACCAGCACTTCCGGTTCCCCTTGCATACCCCAGCAAATGAAGCAAGCTAATTGGCTGCTGCTTCGCTATCCCCGCCCGCTAGCTCAGGTAGCACATTGATTGGATAATCGCCACCGGAGCACCTCCACCGGCAGCCGTGTGGTGCGGTGATTGGCTACACCCCGTGCAggccccaccccctcccccccgccgcCCCGCCTCTCACCATCTGCGGACGCGCTCGATGGCCGCCATCACTTTTTTGATGTCATCCTTAGCGCGGCTGCGGGTCTCGGCGCGTACCGAGCGGCCCGACATGGCGCCCGCAGCCCCGGCAACCCCGGCTCCGCAGCACCCGCCGCCTCTCTCCGCGCATGCgcgcgccccgccccgcccaCGCCCTACGATCTGCGTCACCACGCTCTCCACgcccagagggaaaaaaaaaaaaaaaaaaagtaggtagCGAATAGTGCGCATGTGCAGGCCAAGCCGCCCACCTATGGGAAAGGGGGCGGGGCGATGCTGCTCCCGCCATCTTGCGTTTGGGCATACCCCGCCCAGCGCTACGAACGACCCGAGGGGATTCTAGTCCCGGTTACGGCGGCCGGAGCGCCTCGCCGGCTGCTTTACCGGCAGTAGAGGCTCCTGAGTCGAGTCCGTGGAGGCTGGGCATCACCTCGTGCTGCCGACCCTGCTGGAAGGAATCTTGCCTGCACACAAGCAGAAGCGTTAAAGCTCTGCTCGTCCCCAAGCAGCAGGAACCCCACCTTTTAGCCTCAAAATTTTGCTTGAACACCTCTTCTGCAAGAGAAACTAAACCCCCAaaacctccttttctgcagctaTCAAACCTCACTGGTACTGTCTGAGCTCTCACTCTCATGGGATATCTATAAGTGGGTGAAATCAAAGCCTTACAAGGTAGTGCCACCCTGGGGACCCATTGATCGTCCCCCaccttccccaggcagctgagtggcccagctccctcctgctgcagtcagaaaGCACACGAGGAAGGTCCTGAGCACACAGTTTGCATGCTCCTTTATTAAAAGTTGTTCAgagttattaaaaaaatcagtcccCACAGACAGAACACAAATGCCTGTGACCATAGAGACAGGACATGCCACCACATTGGGACAGTTAGTGCTTCTTGCCATAGATCGTGGCCAGCGCTTTGCGGGCACTGGAGATCTGCTGCTCCAGTCTCTCCCGGGTGGCTTTGTTGCCAGTTTTTTTCAGCATGGTCTCCATCTCCTCCACCACAGCCCGGTGACCAGCCGTGTTGTGCAGCACACGGATGGCCCGGTCCCCAGCTGACACCAGGTAGCGGCTGCTGGTGTCAAAAGCCAAGTCTGTGATGCACTGCCCATGCACGCCAGTGAAGcgttcctcctcctctcctctcctggtgTTGTACACCACAATGTCTGTGCCACTGGAGATGGCGACCACGTGAGCGTCGGGGGACAGGGCGATGCGACAAGGCTCTGTCACCTCGCACCTCCCTGTCAGGAGCAGGTACGGATCCTGTTGCTTCTTGTATTCCACGTCTGTGTCCCAGAACTTCCAtgtcccatccttggaaacagTCGCCATCCTGCAGCCCGGAGACAGAGCACAGGTGAGCACAAGGAAATTGGGAAGCACCTCTTCCCCTGCCATGCCTCTGAACCAGGAATGCTTTGTGGACAGAGAGCTCTTTTGGGAAGCATGAGTCTGTTACACACAGTCTTTAACTCTTCAGAGCATAACAGTGGTCACTCCTAGGAGGAAAGCAGCTGGGGGAGCTAGGACTATTTAGCTTGGAGACACAGAGACCAAGGGAGACCTTACTCTCAACCTGAAAGGCAGCTGTGgcaaggtctcttctcccagccaagtgaaaggacaagaggaaatggcctcaagctgcaccaggggaggttcaggttggacatgagaagaaacttcttcactgaaagggttctctaACACTGCAATAGCATCCCcaggttgaatccccatccgtggaggtgttgaaaagaggcagagatgcggtgctgaggcacatggtttagaACCAGACTtactagagaatggttggacctgatgacctttaagatgttttccagccaaaacaattctgtgattctattatgtGATTCTTTGAAATCCATGGGGAATACACAAGTGGCAGGAACCAGTCAGGGTTTGGCCAACCAGGGCTCCCTTGGAGAGCACTCAGGGCAGCATtgcccagcactgcacagggCTGCATTCCCCCTGCACAGGCTGTGGTGTGCACTGGAAGGGTTGAGCTCCTGTGTCCCAAAAACACCACTTCAGGAGGCAGATGGCACACACTTACCTCCTGGAGTCattagagaaggagaaggagtatatgccagcagtgtggcctTTCAGCTCAAAAGCCCTGGCCACCTCCCGGAAGTCTCCATTCTTGCCAAAACACACCTCCCACACCTTCACATCAGGGGTAAAGCCACAAGATGCCACGAACCTGGGGGAATGAACAAGCAGAGACACAGGGTATCTGTTACAGAGCACCTGCTTCAGGCCATAGCACCAGCCTTAGAGGTCTCTCCTTTGGTCTCTGCTCagttctctccctctcctgcaTAAGGCAGGGCTGTGTGAAGGGAGACTCCTATCTTCGTATCTTTGCTTTGGTCagctgaaaatgttttcctattCACTGAAACCAGGGGAAGGCTAAGGAAAGCCACCAGGGACCAGAACAACTTGATAATGAGAAACTCCTAATAAAAAGTAAATGCTTTTGATCCTCAAATTCAGTGGGCTTGGAGCATGGCTAATCTTCCTGCAGCAACATGttagagacagagcagagaacaaGCTTTTCCTGATAAACAGATCTCCCAGTAATTAAGGTTTTAATTTTATAATTAACCTTTAAATGGTTACCAACAAATCAGaaatgctgtttgcttttataTGCTGTTGGTGTTGTCCCACCCCTGCTAACTGAGGCCATTACTGTTCTCAGCTCTTCAAGACATGGTTAACAGCAACAGCAACCCACTGAGAGCCGTAGCCTATGCAGGCAACAGTCAGCACTCCTGGAGGGGCTGCTCTCAGGGGACATAATTCCTTTTTGAAACATGAAGCCCTCTGAAACTTGCATTAAAATATCAGCAGACTGCTGATGATGTGAACTGATGATGCTCTGGGAAGAAACAAAGCTCATGTTCAGTCCTGCAGCctcccaccctgcagcaggaaCAGCCTGGAATACCTCCTGCCCCTCACCTCCCACAGGGTGACACCATGGCATAGGCATTGTTCATCTGGTTAGTGTTAATGCTGGCCAGGACCTCACCCTTCGGGCTCCATATCAGGATGGTAGTGTCACTGGAAGCTGTCATGATAAACTTTCCtgagggaaaaaaggcaaagatcagcagagctccctgccacaggcttATCAAAAGCCTAGAACAGTCCCTAAGCAGGACAACCTCCATCTGGACagccaagaaaaccaaaaccagcaccaAAGTTCAATGGCTGTCAGTTTCCCAGGACAGGGCATACCTGTAGCTTTCAAGTCCCAGAAAGCAGGCAGGTAGCTGACTACAAGACACACACTTCCATGCTTAGTGGTTGTGTCAGCATTCTGGACTTCTCCTTGTTTCCACTTGAAATGCTTTCTCCATTTCCATCTCAGCCTGGACAGGCAGTTACCGGTTCACCTTTCAGCTACTTGTTGCAACTCTGGGTTTTCACTTTCACAGCTGAACAAAGGTCTCAGTAACATCTCTGCTCTCCTATTGCAGAGGTGAACTCAATCTACCTACTTCCAGCTGCCCACTGTCACATACCTGAAGTATTAATCCACCAAACCCTCACCACTAACACACATTCCCAACCCCAGCCTCTGTTCTGGAAGATACCAGGAGTCCAATACAGTCCATATGAACTCACAAGAAATACTTTTGACTGGTTGAAGAGACTGATGGGCCAGAGAGCTGCAATCCTCTCAATATTGAGATCAAAATTCTTTGAAACAGCACCCTGAAAATGCAAATCAAGAGACTGTGCACATCATGGAGCTAGTTCTGTGCTTACAGGAATATAACCTGTCTGAAAACGACAACCTTCAGTTCAGTCAGCAGTAACCAAAATCTAAGAAGCAACAACTAAGAGACTACAGAGAATCAAGTACCAGTGCTTGAGAATGCCAAAACCTCCAACACTTTTCACCCAGCAGCTCTTGCTTTACAAGGAGACTAAAGCTGATCTCAAGCCTCATTAAGTGAGCAGCAGATTTCCATACCTGTCTCTGCAATCCCAATGTTAACGACAGGAGCCTTGTGCTTCTTTGGGAAGTCCCCAGAAGATGCAGTGAAGGTGAAGCTGCCATCATCCTTTTTAGTCATTTTATAGACACGAATAGTCTCTTCATTGGCCAGCCAAACAATGAATGCCCTGTGGAAAGAGACTGAACAGTTAAGAAAGAGGCTACCTGAGCTCAGCTGAGCTACAACAGGTAAGGGAACAGGTCCTTCAGTGGCACCTGGGGAAAGGGATACACTGGCAGATAAAACGCCGTGTGCTTTATGAGGGCATCGAGTTCTCTCCCTGTATTAGCTCAACTGCAGCACTGAATGGAAGAGAAATTATTACTCCCCATCTGGAAATGAGATCCCTTCCTCTCTCTAAAAGAGGCCACTTCACCAAAATGCCAAGGCATAGCTTTCCACCAACCTTCCCAGCCAGCAAAAGctctctccccagcccagcagaggagCTTAACCCAGCTGCAGAGTCCCCTGCATGGGTGCAGCAAGCTGGGCAGTGGCATATTTGCCCTGAGATCTACGTTATAGTGCCAGCTGCTTTCATAGGCCACAAGTCAGTGGTACTACGACTGTGAGGGATGTCCTCTCCACGATCCAGAGGACACACCACTGATCCCACCCAAGGCTTGGGCTCtgtaagcagcagctctgttca contains:
- the BCL7B gene encoding B-cell CLL/lymphoma 7 protein family member B isoform X2; this encodes MSGRSVRAETRSRAKDDIKKVMAAIERVRRWEKKWVTVGDTSLRIFKWVPVADSKEKEKSKSSSSAAREPNGFPADTSANSSLLLEFQDENSNQSSLSDVYQLKVDSSPNSSPSPQQSESMSPAHTSDFRTDDSQPPTLGQETLEEPSLPSSEVADEPPTLTKEEPVPLETQVTEEEEDSGAPPLKRFCVDQNSVCHTASES
- the BCL7B gene encoding B-cell CLL/lymphoma 7 protein family member B isoform X1, with translation MSGRSVRAETRSRAKDDIKKVMAAIERVRRWEKKWVTVGDTSLRIFKWVPVADSKEKEKSKSSSSAAREPNGFPADTSANSSLLLEFQGAVSADENSNQSSLSDVYQLKVDSSPNSSPSPQQSESMSPAHTSDFRTDDSQPPTLGQETLEEPSLPSSEVADEPPTLTKEEPVPLETQVTEEEEDSGAPPLKRFCVDQNSVCHTASES
- the BCL7B gene encoding B-cell CLL/lymphoma 7 protein family member B isoform X3, with the translated sequence MSGRSVRAETRSRAKDDIKKVMAAIERVRRWEKKWVTVGDTSLRIFKWVPVADSKEKEKSKSSSSAAREPNGFPADTSANSSLLLEFQEPSLPSSEVADEPPTLTKEEPVPLETQVTEEEEDSGAPPLKRFCVDQNSVCHTASES
- the TBL2 gene encoding transducin beta-like protein 2, giving the protein MEAAAPGGLVLPGALALLLILLLLLLAAVLRRATSRGLPAVPPDGSKANGHAVARPEEHRKAKQPARTRRDKPQQHNFTHRLLVAALKGHSGSVSCLDFSSNGKYLASCADDRTVRLWSTRDFTAREHRCLRANVGLDHAELVRLSPDSRAFIVWLANEETIRVYKMTKKDDGSFTFTASSGDFPKKHKAPVVNIGIAETGKFIMTASSDTTILIWSPKGEVLASINTNQMNNAYAMVSPCGRFVASCGFTPDVKVWEVCFGKNGDFREVARAFELKGHTAGIYSFSFSNDSRRMATVSKDGTWKFWDTDVEYKKQQDPYLLLTGRCEVTEPCRIALSPDAHVVAISSGTDIVVYNTRRGEEEERFTGVHGQCITDLAFDTSSRYLVSAGDRAIRVLHNTAGHRAVVEEMETMLKKTGNKATRERLEQQISSARKALATIYGKKH